Proteins from a genomic interval of Panthera tigris isolate Pti1 chromosome A2, P.tigris_Pti1_mat1.1, whole genome shotgun sequence:
- the TMED4 gene encoding transmembrane emp24 domain-containing protein 4 produces the protein MGRPALLLLALCAAGARGLYFHIGETEKRCFIEEIPDETMVIGNYRTQMWDKQKEVFLPSTPGLGMHVEVKDPEGKVVLSRQYGSEGRFTFTSHTPGDHQICLHSNSTRMSLFAGGRLRVHLDIQGGEHANNYPEIAAKDKLTELQLRARQLLDQVEQIQKEQDYQRYREERFRLTSESTNQRVLWWSIAQTVILILTGIWQMRHLKSFFEAKKLV, from the exons ATGGGACGACCGGCGCTGCTGTTGCTCGCGCTGTGCGCAGCTGGCGCCCGGGGCCTCTACTTCCACATCGGCGAGACCGAGAAGCGCTGCTTCATCGAGGAGATCCCCGACGAGACCATGGTCATCG GGAACTACCGCACCCAGATGTGGGACAAGCAGAAGGAAGTCTTTCTGCCCTCGACCCCGGGCCTGGGCATGCACGTGGAGGTGAAGGATCCCGAAGGCAAG GTGGTGCTGTCCCGGCAGTATGGCTCGGAGGGCCGCTTCACCTTTACTTCCCACACTCCTGGTGACCACCAGATCTGCCTGCATTCCAACTCCACCAGGATGTCCCTCTTTGCTGGCGGCAGACTG CGTGTGCACCTAGACATCCAGGGTGGGGAGCATGCCAACAACTACCCCGAGATTGCCGCCAAGGATAAACTGACAGAACTGCAGCTCCGAGCTCGACAGCTACTTGATCAGGTGGAGCAGATCCAGAAGGAGCAGGATTACCAGAGG TATCGTGAGGAGCGCTTCCGTCTTACCAGCGAGAGCACCAACCAGAGGGTCCTGTGGTGGTCAATTGCTCAGACGGTCATCCTCATCCTCACTGGAATCTGGCAGATGCGTCACCTCAAAAGCTTCTTTGAGGCCAAGAAGCTGGTGTAG
- the DDX56 gene encoding probable ATP-dependent RNA helicase DDX56: MADPEVLGFEHMGLDPRLLQAVADLGWSRPTLIQEKAIPLALEGKDLLARARTGSGKTAAYAIPMLQLLLHRKATGPAVEQAVRGLVLVPTKELARQARSMVQQLAAYCARDIRVADVSAAEDSASQRAVLMEKPDIVVGTPSRILNHLQQDSLTLRDSLELLVVDEADLLFSFGFEEELKSLLCHLPRIYQALLMSATFNEDVQALKELVLHNPVTLKLQESQLPGPDQLKQFQVVCETEEDKFLLLYALLKLSLIRGKSLLFVNTLERSYRLRLFLEQFGIPACVLNGELPLRSRCHIISQFNQGFYDCVIATDTEVLGALVKGKRRGKGPKGDRASDPEAGVARGIDFHHVCAVLNFDLPPTPEAYIHRAGRTARANNPGMVLTFVLPAEQSHLDTIEELLCGENEAPVLLPYQFRMEEIEGFRYRCRDAMRSVTKQAIREARLKEIKEELLHSERLKTYFEDNPRDLQLLRHDLPLHPAVVKPHLGHVPDYLVPPALRGLVHPPKKRKKLASKKAKVKKARTRNPLRSFRHREERRRPTAVPP; this comes from the exons ATGGCGGACCCAGAGGTGCTGGGCTTCGAGCACATGGGTCTGGACCCCCGGCTCCTGCAG GCCGTCGCCGACCTGGGCTGGTCGCGCCCCACGCTGATCCAGGAGAAGGCCATCCCGCTGGCCCTGGAGGGGAAGGACCTCCTGGCTCGGGCGCGCACGGGCTCTGGGAAGACGGCCGCTTACGCCATTCCGATGTTGCAGCTGCTGCTCCACAGGAAGGCG ACTGGCCCCGCGGTAGAGCAGGCTGTGAGAGGGCTCGTGCTGGTGCCCACCAAGGAGCTGGCGCGGCAGGCCCGGTCCATGGTTCAGCAGCTGGCTGCCTACTGCGCTCGGGACATCCGGGTGGCAGATGTCTCTGCTGCTGAAGACTCAGCCTCTCAGAG AGCTGTGCTGATGGAGAAGCCCGATATAGTAGTGGGGACCCCGTCTCGCATCTTAAACCACTTGCAGCAAGACAGCTTGACCCTGAGAGACTCCCTGGAGCTGCTGGTGGTGGACGAGGCtgaccttctcttctcctttggtTTTGAGGAGGAACTCAAGAGTCTGCTCTG TCACTTGCCCCGGATTTATCAGGCTCTTCTGATGTCAGCTACTTTCAACGAAGACGTGCAGGCCCTCAAGGAGCTGGTATTGCATAACCCG GTTACTCTCAAGCTGCAGGAGTCCCAGCTGCCAGGGCCAGACCAGTTAAAGCAGTTTCAGGTGGTCTGTGAGACCGAGGAGGACAAGTTCCTGCTGCTGTACGCCCTGCTCAAGCTCTCGCTGATCCGGGGCAAGTCCCTGCTGTTTGTCAACACGCTGGAGAGGAGTTACAGGCTGCGCCTGTTCCTGGAGCAGTTTGGCATCCCCGCCTGCGTGCTCAACGGGGAGCTGCCACTGCGCTCCAG GTGCcacatcatctcacagttcaacCAAGGCTTCTACGACTGTGTCATAGCGACCGACACCGAAGTTCTGGGAGCCCTGGTTAAGGGCAAGCGTCGAGGCAAGGGCCCCAAGGGAGACAG GGCTTCTGATCCGGAGGCCGGCGTGGCCCGGGGCATAGACTTCCACCACGTGTGCGCTGTGCTCAACTTTGATCTGCCCCCTACCCCTGAAGCCTACATTCATCGGGCTGGCAG GACGGCGCGTGCCAACAACCCAGGCATGGTTTTGACCTTCGTGCTGCCCGCTGAGCAGTCGCACCTCGACACGATCGAGGAGCTTCTCTGTGGAG AGAACGAGGCCCCTGTCCTGCTGCCCTACCAGTTCCGCATGGAGGAGATCGAGGGCTTCCGCTATCGCTGCAGA GACGCCATGCGCTCAGTGACAAAACAGGCCATTCGAGAGGCAAGGTTGAAGGAGATCAAGGAGGAACTTCTGCATTCAGAGAGGCTCAAG ACATACTTCGAAGACAACCCCCGGGACCTCCAGCTGCTGCGGCACGATCTGCCTTTGCACCCTGCCGTGGTGAAGCCCCACCTGGGCCACGTCCCTGACTACCTAG TCCCTCCTGCTCTGCGTGGTCTTGTCCACCCTCCCAAGAAGCGGAAGAAGCTGGCCTCTAAGAAGGCCAAGGTCAAG